One genomic segment of Anticarsia gemmatalis isolate Benzon Research Colony breed Stoneville strain chromosome Z, ilAntGemm2 primary, whole genome shotgun sequence includes these proteins:
- the LOC142986184 gene encoding uncharacterized protein LOC142986184 — protein sequence MSFKHLNFPTVLSTKSYLNVSLNKIENRLSELSMYLGKNSRQKRELLDGLSSVLKWLIGTPDAKDAKHYNEYIDLLEKQNLEMSELMQKQIQITSSTIKNFNETIFKISFDEQIINENIRRLNDYFNKTENLVFNLKITEDITSITIQILELATNLENDINDCLTSILFAKSNIIHPSIISLKKLYNELLLSNKLRTNKRLVTSVSIENIHTLLDSSYLSAYVFSDRLVYILEFPLVQNDPLTLYHIYSIPIQHPNSSFHSTIIPEHTYLATNPSGQRYVSTSLLNNCKVYASRKSICKDLVIYDSSARPICEMDILLSKSTTIPTTCTTTTFPAEIQTFQPLGNNKWLYILTKDTHCVLQCLNEISNHKLQGSGIINLTEGCKLHTGYSTLSAYQSSEDNVTYPVIVPDIRTEDCFVIPEDIKTPTLLPIAINDVPLDALKTIKNHLDTYSQELQNLRSKSASQRFLENNRTSFSWFYFILGIFMLTFLLLKLFSRWYRFTQCTNERGCIQIFNNCFDNSSRRRSSQISIPMRTITHNTSCISEDEDEENTATRILPPSSQSLGANAQSLF from the coding sequence atgtcatttaaacatttgaatttcCCTACTGTTCTTTCAACTAAATCTTATCTTAATGTTAgcttaaataaaatcgaaaatagACTCTCAGAACTAAGTATGTATCTAGGTAAGAATTCACGCCAAAAGAGAGAACTGTTAGATGGTTTGAGTTCTGTTTTAAAATGGCTCATTGGTACTCCTGATGCCAAAGATGCCAAACATTACAACGAATACATAGATCTTCTCGAGAAACAAAATCTAGAAATGTCTGAACTaatgcaaaaacaaattcaaattactagctcaactataaaaaactttaatgaaaccatatttaaaatatcattcgaTGAACAAATTATCAACGAAAATATACGTCGCTTAAATGACTACTTCAACAAAACCGAAAATctagtgtttaatttaaagataactgAAGATATTACATCTATTACTATACAAATTCTTGAATTGGCTACAAATCTCGAAAACGATATCAATGACTGCCTAACAAGTATCCTCTTTGCTAAATCAAACATTATCCATCCGTCTATTATATCcttgaaaaaattatataatgaattactactatctaataaattaagaacGAATAAAAGATTAGTTACTTCCGTCTCTATAGAAAACATCCATACACTTCTAGATTCTTCATATCTATCAGCCTACGTCTTCTCTGATCgactagtttatattttagaattccCATTAGTTCAGAATGATCCTTTAACTTTATATCATATATATTCAATTCCTATCCAACATCCTAATTCCTCTTTCCACTCAACTATTATCCCTGAGCATACTTACCTGGCCACTAACCCTAGTGGACAAAGATATGTCTCAACGAGTTTGCTGAACAACTGCAAAGTCTACGCTTCACGAAAAAGCATCTGTAAAGACCTCGTGATCTACGATTCTTCAGCACGACCAATCTGCGAGATGGATATCCTCCTCAGTAAATCGACAACAATCCCTACGACTTGTACAACCACAACATTTCCTGCCGAAATTCAAACGTTTCAACCTCTTGGCAACAATAAGTGGCTCTACATTTTAACAAAGGATACTCACTGTGTATTACAATGTCTGAATGAAATTTCCAACCACAAACTTCAAGGATCCGGAATCATAAATCTAACTGAGGGCTGTAAACTCCACACCGGATACAGCACTCTGTCAGCATATCAGTCATCAGAAGACAATGTCACATATCCAGTCATCGTGCCCGACATCAGAACTGAAGATTGCTTTGTAATACCCGAAGACATCAAGACTCCAACTCTACTTCCTATAGCCATCAATGATGTACCATTAGATGCATTAAAAACTATCAAGAATCATCTAGACACTTACTCTCAAGAACTACAAAACTTACGGTCTAAATCAGCATCTCAAAGGTTCTTAGAGAATAACCGAACTAGTTTTTCATGGTTCTATTTTATATTGGGTATATTCATGTTAACATTTCTCCTGTTGAAACTATTCAGTCGATGGTATAGATTTACCCAATGTACAAACGAAAGAGGATGTATACAAATCTTTAATAACTGCTTTGACAACTCCTCCAGAAGACGATCCAGTCAAATTAGTATCCCAATGAGGACCATCACTCATAATACTTCATGTATCTCAGAAGACGAAGACGAAGAAAATACTGCTACAAGAATACTGCCACCATCTTCTCAAAGTTTAGGCGCCAACGCCCAATCTTTGTTCTAA